Proteins found in one Methanobrevibacter arboriphilus JCM 13429 = DSM 1125 genomic segment:
- a CDS encoding GNAT family N-acetyltransferase: MKYYKIRTLDDDGIFPLKTKKFLFKMIKKEYGYGYIPKYHGDIKNLEEVYLNNKRNSFFIAQDKNENIIGTLAIREYDREFEQFSNLYCRNSTASIWRAFIDEDYRRVGIASALVGEAEKFSKNSKYKKIYLHTHKNLDGALEFWKSLDYNITLDTDNHLQTVHMEKNISSVLGNIYSNIKDSIAYI, from the coding sequence TTGAAATATTATAAAATTAGAACTTTGGATGATGATGGAATTTTCCCACTAAAAACTAAAAAATTTCTTTTTAAAATGATTAAAAAGGAATATGGTTATGGCTACATACCAAAATATCATGGAGATATAAAAAATTTGGAGGAAGTCTATTTAAATAATAAACGAAATAGTTTTTTCATTGCACAGGATAAAAATGAGAATATTATTGGTACATTGGCTATTAGAGAGTATGATAGGGAATTTGAACAATTTAGTAATCTTTATTGTAGGAATTCTACTGCAAGTATATGGAGAGCTTTTATTGATGAAGATTATCGTAGAGTAGGAATCGCTTCTGCACTTGTTGGTGAAGCAGAAAAATTCTCAAAAAATAGTAAGTATAAAAAAATATATCTCCATACTCATAAAAATCTTGATGGAGCATTAGAATTCTGGAAATCTTTAGATTATAATATTACTCTTGATACAGATAATCATCTTCAAACTGTACATATGGAAAAGAATATTAGTAGTGTTTTAGGGAATATTTATTCTAATATTAAAGATTCTATAGCTTATATTTAG
- a CDS encoding nicotianamine synthase family protein, protein MSCYKYWGKIEEIATALEDYGDIDKYGDSKLDNIKLEKILKLLDEVEIIAHDNIIDFDSAKHILDDPKMNKALQLIRKFYVYAGSRLETENAKKILESENPEKTLESFTFFDRYEGLIKNESQLVKFDENKKIIFIGSGPLPLTLIMFNKIFKSKCIGIEMDEKVANLSREVLKKINMEENIEIIVGDEKTIQNIDYDIIMVAALAEPKERVFANVWEMINEKTPVLYRTYTGMRAILYSPVTEKETRGFHKEVMILPTGNINNTSVLIRKII, encoded by the coding sequence ATGAGCTGTTATAAATATTGGGGCAAAATAGAAGAAATAGCTACTGCATTGGAAGACTATGGAGATATTGATAAATATGGAGATTCTAAGCTCGACAATATTAAACTGGAAAAGATTTTAAAGCTATTAGACGAGGTTGAAATAATTGCTCATGATAATATAATTGATTTCGACTCAGCAAAGCATATTCTAGATGATCCAAAAATGAATAAAGCTTTACAGCTAATAAGAAAATTTTATGTTTATGCTGGATCACGATTAGAAACTGAAAATGCAAAAAAGATTTTAGAATCAGAAAATCCTGAAAAAACTCTTGAATCATTCACATTCTTTGATAGATACGAAGGTTTGATTAAAAACGAAAGTCAACTTGTTAAATTTGATGAAAATAAAAAAATAATCTTTATTGGAAGTGGTCCTTTACCTTTAACACTTATCATGTTTAATAAGATTTTTAAATCAAAATGTATTGGAATTGAAATGGATGAGAAGGTAGCTAATTTATCTCGAGAAGTATTAAAGAAAATAAATATGGAAGAAAATATTGAAATAATTGTTGGTGATGAAAAAACAATACAAAATATCGATTATGACATTATTATGGTTGCAGCTCTTGCTGAACCAAAAGAAAGAGTTTTTGCAAATGTTTGGGAAATGATTAATGAAAAAACACCTGTTCTATATAGAACATATACTGGTATGAGGGCAATATTATATTCCCCTGTAACTGAGAAAGAAACTAGAGGGTTCCATAAAGAAGTAATGATACTTCCAACAGGAAATATAAATAACACATCAGTTCTAATAAGAAAAATAATTTGA
- a CDS encoding TMEM175 family protein: MTIADSRLSKNRLSALMDGIFAIAMTILILGVTPPSTVENITQPQVINYLISIIPEYVSFIISFLIISILWLNSHAQFKYINNINSSYLWLSIYELIAIVSIPLTTAIFTSYGNFTIGTVPFNINLLVIGIINVTKWNHLVKNNLLIPDISKEEINTISKSKKSFIIIPIISMIVSVFIPLYCGLVYFLIFIQTRLR; the protein is encoded by the coding sequence ATGACTATTGCTGATTCAAGATTAAGTAAAAATAGACTTTCAGCATTAATGGATGGAATATTTGCCATTGCAATGACAATATTAATTCTTGGAGTAACACCACCATCCACTGTAGAGAATATAACACAACCACAGGTTATAAATTACTTAATAAGCATAATTCCAGAATATGTAAGTTTTATAATAAGCTTTTTAATTATAAGTATATTATGGTTAAATTCCCATGCTCAATTTAAATATATAAATAATATAAATAGTAGCTATTTATGGCTTAGTATATATGAATTAATAGCTATTGTTAGTATTCCTTTAACAACAGCAATTTTTACAAGCTATGGAAACTTTACAATAGGAACAGTCCCATTTAACATTAATCTATTAGTTATTGGGATTATAAATGTTACTAAATGGAATCATCTAGTTAAAAATAATCTATTAATTCCTGATATCTCTAAAGAAGAAATTAATACCATATCAAAAAGTAAAAAAAGCTTTATAATCATTCCTATAATAAGTATGATTGTTTCTGTTTTTATACCTCTTTATTGTGGACTTGTATATTTCTTAATTTTTATACAAACACGTTTGAGATAA